The sequence TCGTTTTTATGACACTTTCTTGAAATTTTAAAAATTAATTTCACAACTGTAACGGTTTAATTTATGGTTCGACTTCAACCGGAAAATTGGGTAAAACTCTACTATAGTTCGCTAACCGAATATGCGAGAAGTAGAGTTCCTGGCAAAGTGGTCAAAGATTTGGTGCAAGACACATTTTATGCAGGCTTGAAATCCTCTGACACTTTTAGATCAGAATCAAAAGAGTTGACATGGTTGATCGCTATTTTGAGACACAAGATATATGACTATTACAGGAGGTTGGGGTCACAGAAAAGTTTGGTTTCTGAACGCTTAACCCTTCAATCTGACTATGATAATAAGTATGCAAATGAATTGTTCAATAAAAGGCTCAACGATAGCACTGCTGAGTCTAATTATTTGACACAAGAGTTAAATTCGATTATATGTCAAGGACTTCTTACTTTGACAATCAAAGAAAGACTCGTTTTTAAACTTAGACATAATGGCTATGAGACCTCAGAGATTTGCCAAAAACTGAGCCTCAAGGAGGCCTACTGCTGGGTACTAATGTCTAGAGCGAGAAAAAAAATGAAGAATTTCTTATACCAACATTGGTTAGATTAGCTAGACTAAAATAGATAGCTAATTCCACAAACCTTTAAATACTACTTCATTTCAAAGACAAGATATTCTTCTAGTAAATTTTACAGTTTCCAAGTTGGTACAATCAATTATATTTACTTCCGTCAACATAATTCCTTGTGGTCTAATTATCAGACCCTAACACGATGGATACTACAAATCTGTTGAAAATAAGAGCATAGAAAATTGAAATTCAAAGTTTAGCATTTGGGGAATTATAACCTCACTCAAAAACAGGGAAGCTACGATTAGATTACAGAAACAAGGAGTTCGTTAAGGGTAAGTCTCATATCAATGGAATCGAAGGGTTCTGGGATTTGTAAAGACAAGTCGTCAAGATTCAAGGGAGAGCACAAAAGTAGCTTTTACCCACATCCGAAAGAAATCGAGTTCAGGTATAATTATATAGATACGAAAATTTATATAAATTCATCATACATCATCTAAATCACAATCCCCTTATGTTGTCGTGAACCATGATTTAATAATCAGTCAAAATAACATATAAAATTGCAAAAGCTTTATCTACTTCAATCAAAGCTTTCATTTACTAGTGGATTCTTAACAGAACTGTTCTTTCTTAATCGGTTTTGAATTGTTCTTGATGTATATTCACAGATCTATAGGAATAACTGATTAAGCAAACTATCCCTAGCAAAAACACAACAATACCAATTATAGTTATATAAATCATTATCTTTTCTCTAAGATTGACCGTTAGACCAATACCACCAAGCAATCCCGAAATGACCAAAAAAGCTATGGAAACATAAAATAGCACCATTGTAGTGTTCAACAGTTTCAATTGTGCCAACTTTCTGGTTATGATCTTATCATTTATTGGTTTACTCCCCACATAGTCATTGATCTCATTGTTCAACGCCACCATAAGATTGGAAGTTGACAAGAGCATTAAGGCAATTCCAGGAAGCAATGTAATAGGCAAGTACCAATTTTCCATGTATTATGGTTTATGTCGTTTATAGCGATCAACTAAAGGCCTATTCATCATTAATTGGATAATTGAAGCCTTGTCCCTAAAATTAGTGATAACCAAACAAAATCTACAACAATCCTTTACTTTACCCTCAATTTATTATTTACATATTGCCCTTATAATTCTTGTGAAGAGAGCCTATTTGAAAAAAGGCATAGAAAAGCAATGCTAGTAATTGGTTGAAATATATTTAAAAAAGCTAGATCAAATATCAAACGGACTAAGCCAATGTCGAATAAAGATTTTTTGCTATTAAATTTTTGATCTTATCTTTTGCCAAAGTACGTTCGGGTTTGTACCTGATGCTAAACCAATTTGAATTTACATGTAATGCTTTTGCCTTTGCCTCATTATTTTCAACCAAATGGTTGAGCATGAAAGGAATCGTTATCTTTTTGTCCGTTGGTCTAACTCCTCCTAATCTGGGATTGTCCATCTTTTCATAAGCTTTAAAAAAGTGCTGGTTAAGGCAGAATATATCCGTAGTAGCCAACATTTGCTCTGACAAAGCTAGATTTTTGATTTCCGCATGGTTAATAATCCCGTTCACCTTTCTGATTTTTTCCAACTTGACTATTTTTTTTAGCCGATCGCTCCCCTTCTCTAAAATACAAATGGTCCTATCTACGCAGCCATAGGGCGAAAGCGTTTTCCCCAAAGGAAAATTTAAGATGGCAAAATCGTTGTCGTACTGATTTAAAAGTTTTATAGCCTGTCTATAAATGCTCTTACCATAAAAATAGCGTGCGTTTATGACCAAGAAAGGGGTATTGAGGTGTTTTTTTGCCTTCCATAGTGCATAAGCGTTGTTTGTAAACTTTTCATTTGGAATGCCCTTCCTCAAATTAAATATGGGGGGTTCTGTTCCAAGCCAACGCATGTTTATCAATCTTCCAAATCTATTTTTAATAGGCGGTTTGATTATTTTTTGGATATCACTCGTTGTAATAAAGACAATTTGGTCAAAACCAGCCTCAATTGCATCATAAACGGAGTACTCCAGTAACATTTCACCGGATGGGCCTATGCCCTCAAAGTATTTGTCGCAAAAAGCTTCATCTTGCTCAGTTGCAAGTACTACTAAAGACTTTTTCATAATCAAAGCATATCATAGTGAGTTTAAAACAATCTTACCACATCTGAATACCTAAAGATGTTCGATGGGTTTAATCCAAGTGTTCTTTCTTGGTAGAGTTCATTGGGTACGCTGATGTCACCCAGGTACAGTTCGCCTATCATGTTTTTTGTTTCGTGGGCAAACAATCCTATTTTGGGCATTGCCAAGGTGAGTGTGGCAGATGCTCTTATTGTTGGTTCATATAGGATACCGCTTGTCAGGTCAAGACCTGAGGGGGTATCCAAAGAGATTACAGGGGCGTGTTGGGAATTTGCCCACAGAATCATTCCTGCAGCAAATCCATTTGGGTTTCCTTTGAGGCTATAGCCAATGATTCCATCAAGAACGGCATCAACCTTTTCCAGCCCATCCAGCATGTCGGCCAATTGAATGGAAATCCCCATTCGTTTTAAAATTTTGTATTGATGTTGGGGTATTGGGGTAAACTTTTCCTCTTCTGCTGTTACGAATACTTTTACATTAGCCCCCCAATTGTGCAATCTTCTTGCCGCTACCAAAGCTCCTCCTCCATTGCCCCCTGTACCGGCCATCACAGCGATGCGCTTCCCCTCTACATCACCACTAAAAAACCTTTCCTTGGTCAGTATGGCCAAACAACGTCCGGCATTTTCCATCATTTGGATAAGATCAATGTGATATTCTTCCATCATCAATCGATCCACCTC is a genomic window of Flagellimonas sp. CMM7 containing:
- a CDS encoding RNA polymerase sigma factor gives rise to the protein MVRLQPENWVKLYYSSLTEYARSRVPGKVVKDLVQDTFYAGLKSSDTFRSESKELTWLIAILRHKIYDYYRRLGSQKSLVSERLTLQSDYDNKYANELFNKRLNDSTAESNYLTQELNSIICQGLLTLTIKERLVFKLRHNGYETSEICQKLSLKEAYCWVLMSRARKKMKNFLYQHWLD
- a CDS encoding DUF2721 domain-containing protein, with the translated sequence MENWYLPITLLPGIALMLLSTSNLMVALNNEINDYVGSKPINDKIITRKLAQLKLLNTTMVLFYVSIAFLVISGLLGGIGLTVNLREKIMIYITIIGIVVFLLGIVCLISYSYRSVNIHQEQFKTD
- a CDS encoding NAD(P)H-hydrate epimerase; translated protein: MGNYLKPIHTDYLKIDTPQMIEVDRLMMEEYHIDLIQMMENAGRCLAILTKERFFSGDVEGKRIAVMAGTGGNGGGALVAARRLHNWGANVKVFVTAEEEKFTPIPQHQYKILKRMGISIQLADMLDGLEKVDAVLDGIIGYSLKGNPNGFAAGMILWANSQHAPVISLDTPSGLDLTSGILYEPTIRASATLTLAMPKIGLFAHETKNMIGELYLGDISVPNELYQERTLGLNPSNIFRYSDVVRLF